The Nitriliruptor alkaliphilus DSM 45188 genome includes a region encoding these proteins:
- a CDS encoding NADH-quinone oxidoreductase subunit D has product MSVSERGSADTTGELWVEGADWESVVDAVEDDLLTVNMGPQHPSTHGVLRLLLELDGETITKLQPIIGYLHTGIEKNAEFRAWHQGPTFFTRMDYVAPLYHEMAFCLAVEKLLDVRVPERAEVARVILLEFNRISSHLIWLATGGMELGATTVMTMGFGLREHILDLFESQSGLRMNHAYIRPGGLAHDLTDDFAARCEALLDMIPGKMRDFEDLLRRNPIFNDRLRDVGIIDAETCHAYGITGPLLRAAGVPWDLRKHQPYSGYERYDFDVPTSDLADCWGRFEVRMAEIDESMRIIRQALDQLPGGPVMVEDKHIAWPSQQSVGADGVGNDPEYIRHIMGESMEALINHFKLVTQGFTVPAGQVYQTVESPRGELGYAVTSSGTNKPYRVHVREPSFVNLQAADVMSRGGSVSDVIVVVASLDPIMGGVDR; this is encoded by the coding sequence ATGAGTGTCTCAGAGCGCGGGAGTGCGGACACCACGGGTGAGCTGTGGGTCGAGGGTGCGGACTGGGAGTCGGTGGTCGACGCCGTCGAGGACGACCTCCTCACGGTCAACATGGGCCCCCAGCACCCGTCGACGCACGGCGTGCTGCGGCTGCTGCTCGAGCTCGACGGTGAGACCATCACCAAGCTGCAGCCCATCATCGGCTACCTGCACACCGGGATCGAGAAGAACGCCGAGTTCCGCGCCTGGCACCAGGGGCCGACGTTCTTCACCCGCATGGACTACGTCGCCCCGCTCTACCACGAGATGGCCTTCTGCCTGGCGGTGGAGAAGCTGCTCGACGTGCGCGTCCCCGAACGCGCCGAGGTCGCCCGGGTCATCCTCCTCGAGTTCAACCGCATCAGCTCGCACCTGATCTGGCTGGCGACGGGAGGCATGGAGCTCGGCGCGACGACCGTCATGACGATGGGCTTCGGGCTGCGCGAGCACATCCTCGACCTGTTCGAGTCGCAGTCGGGCCTGCGGATGAACCACGCCTACATCCGCCCCGGTGGTCTCGCGCACGACCTCACCGACGACTTCGCGGCCCGCTGCGAGGCGCTGCTGGACATGATCCCCGGCAAGATGCGGGACTTCGAGGACCTGCTGCGGCGCAACCCCATCTTCAACGATCGCCTCCGCGACGTCGGGATCATCGACGCGGAGACGTGTCACGCGTACGGCATCACCGGCCCGCTGCTGCGTGCCGCCGGCGTGCCGTGGGACCTGCGCAAGCACCAGCCGTACTCGGGCTACGAGCGCTACGACTTCGACGTGCCGACCTCGGACCTGGCCGACTGCTGGGGCCGGTTCGAGGTCCGCATGGCCGAGATCGACGAGTCGATGCGCATCATCCGCCAGGCCCTCGATCAGCTGCCCGGCGGCCCCGTGATGGTCGAGGACAAGCACATCGCCTGGCCGTCGCAGCAGTCGGTCGGCGCCGACGGCGTCGGCAACGACCCCGAGTACATCCGCCACATCATGGGCGAGTCGATGGAGGCCCTGATCAACCACTTCAAGCTCGTCACCCAGGGCTTCACGGTCCCGGCGGGCCAGGTCTACCAGACGGTCGAATCGCCCCGCGGTGAGCTCGGCTACGCGGTGACCTCGTCGGGGACCAACAAGCCCTACCGCGTCCACGTCCGCGAGCCCTCGTTCGTCAACCTGCAGGCGGCGGACGTCATGAGCCGCGGCGGGTCGGTGTCCGACGTCATCGTCGTGGTGGCCTCGCTCGACCCGATCATGGGCGGCGTCGACCGCTAG
- a CDS encoding NADH-quinone oxidoreductase subunit C — MSEPTITPGREPATGDQAATPIPGTDGPPLANERLVARVQERFEGVRSLEFRGELTLFVSPTQLVDVITFCRDDEALACALLADLSAVHWPAGEHVIERQQSTTGWPEYRISRDEGVVEVLYVLRSIAFNHWLRLSVGVSDEEGSSTLPTVTHLFPTANFHEREVFDMFGVVFEGHPNLERILMPDDWLGHPQRKDYPLGGVDITYKNDKFIPPPDQRDLREIVE, encoded by the coding sequence GTGAGCGAACCCACCATCACCCCGGGTCGCGAACCGGCCACGGGCGACCAGGCCGCGACGCCCATCCCCGGCACCGACGGCCCGCCGCTCGCCAACGAGCGGCTCGTCGCGCGGGTCCAGGAGCGCTTCGAGGGCGTGCGTTCCCTCGAGTTCCGGGGCGAACTGACGCTCTTCGTGAGCCCCACGCAACTCGTCGACGTCATCACCTTCTGCCGCGACGATGAAGCCCTCGCGTGCGCGCTGCTCGCCGATCTGTCAGCCGTGCACTGGCCCGCCGGTGAGCACGTCATCGAGCGCCAGCAGTCGACCACCGGGTGGCCGGAGTACCGCATCTCACGCGACGAGGGCGTGGTCGAGGTGCTCTACGTCCTGCGGTCGATCGCCTTCAACCACTGGTTGCGTCTGTCGGTCGGGGTGTCCGACGAGGAGGGCAGCAGCACGCTGCCGACGGTGACCCACCTGTTCCCGACGGCGAACTTCCACGAGCGCGAGGTCTTCGACATGTTCGGGGTCGTCTTCGAGGGCCACCCGAACCTGGAGCGCATCCTGATGCCCGATGACTGGCTCGGGCACCCGCAGCGCAAGGACTACCCGCTCGGGGGCGTGGACATCACCTACAAGAACGACAAGTTCATCCCCCCGCCGGACCAGCGCGACCTCCGGGAGATCGTGGAATGA
- a CDS encoding NADH-quinone oxidoreductase subunit A encodes MLSEYLPILLLAGLATAFAVGSLAVSSLVGPRVPNPTKLAAYESGNVPQAKIIGSRFSVKFYMVAMLFLIFDVEAVFLYPWAVVFRSLGWFGLAQMAIFLGVLGVAFIYEIGRGGLEWD; translated from the coding sequence ATGCTGTCCGAGTACCTGCCGATCCTGCTGCTCGCCGGCCTCGCCACCGCCTTCGCGGTCGGGTCCCTGGCGGTCAGCTCGCTGGTGGGCCCGCGGGTACCCAACCCGACCAAGCTCGCCGCCTACGAGTCGGGCAACGTGCCCCAGGCGAAGATCATCGGGTCACGGTTCTCGGTGAAGTTCTACATGGTCGCGATGCTGTTCCTGATCTTCGACGTCGAAGCCGTCTTCCTGTACCCGTGGGCCGTCGTGTTCCGCTCGCTCGGGTGGTTCGGTCTGGCCCAGATGGCGATCTTCCTGGGTGTCCTCGGTGTGGCCTTCATCTACGAGATCGGCCGAGGAGGCCTCGAGTGGGACTAG
- a CDS encoding geranylgeranyl reductase family protein, whose protein sequence is MAATLGAVTDADVVVAGAGPGGAAAAAHLAARGHDVVLLEKDRFPRDKVCGDGLTPRVVGELLELGMVDEAHGRVDGWATQKGLRIHGGSTAMELPWPQLDDWPSWGATATRKVFDEAVARRAQSFGAVLHEGVAVTGPRWRDGSESRVAGVTWRDEDGREGEVRAPVVIAADGASGGLSKRLGVTRRTDRPMAVAARTYYRSPRADDEWISSFLDLTDADGDLLSGYGWVFPLDDGTINVGLGLLSTSKDFRAVSYRRLLQSWAGGMADEWHTTEDNRTDAIRSGPIPMGFNRTPLHQRGVLLVGDSGGMVNPFNGEGISYAMEAARLAAEVVDGAFTSKRTADLDAYDRELRQRWGGYYTLGKVFAELVGHPAVMHVCTTYGMPVRPLMELVFKLMAHLTDRHPSDTKDVVINTLSRLAPAA, encoded by the coding sequence ATGGCCGCCACGCTCGGTGCCGTGACGGACGCCGACGTCGTCGTCGCCGGTGCCGGTCCCGGTGGTGCGGCCGCGGCCGCGCACCTCGCTGCGCGCGGGCACGACGTGGTGCTGCTCGAGAAGGACCGCTTCCCTCGCGACAAGGTCTGCGGCGACGGGCTGACCCCCCGTGTGGTCGGCGAACTGCTCGAGCTCGGCATGGTCGACGAGGCCCACGGCCGGGTCGACGGGTGGGCGACCCAGAAGGGCCTGCGCATCCACGGTGGTTCGACCGCGATGGAGCTGCCCTGGCCGCAGCTCGACGACTGGCCGTCCTGGGGCGCGACCGCGACCCGCAAGGTCTTCGACGAGGCCGTCGCTCGGCGGGCACAGTCGTTCGGGGCAGTCCTCCACGAGGGTGTCGCGGTCACCGGACCACGGTGGCGCGACGGCAGCGAGAGTCGCGTCGCCGGCGTCACCTGGCGGGACGAGGACGGCCGCGAGGGTGAGGTCCGGGCCCCCGTCGTCATCGCGGCCGACGGTGCCTCGGGCGGCCTGAGCAAGCGCCTCGGGGTCACCCGGCGCACCGATCGGCCGATGGCCGTCGCCGCGCGCACCTACTACCGCTCGCCGCGGGCCGACGACGAGTGGATCAGTTCGTTCCTCGACCTGACCGACGCCGACGGTGACCTGCTGTCGGGCTACGGCTGGGTCTTCCCGCTCGACGACGGCACCATCAACGTCGGGCTCGGCCTGTTGTCGACCTCGAAGGACTTCCGCGCGGTCAGCTACCGGCGGCTCCTGCAGTCCTGGGCCGGGGGCATGGCCGACGAGTGGCACACCACCGAGGACAACCGCACCGACGCGATCCGTTCCGGCCCCATCCCCATGGGCTTCAACCGCACCCCGCTGCACCAGCGCGGGGTGCTGCTCGTCGGCGACAGCGGGGGGATGGTCAACCCGTTCAACGGCGAGGGCATCTCGTACGCCATGGAGGCGGCTCGCCTCGCCGCCGAGGTGGTCGACGGTGCCTTCACCAGCAAGCGCACCGCCGACCTCGACGCCTACGACCGCGAGCTTCGTCAGCGGTGGGGCGGGTACTACACGCTCGGCAAGGTCTTCGCCGAGCTGGTGGGCCACCCCGCCGTGATGCACGTCTGCACCACCTACGGCATGCCGGTCCGGCCCCTGATGGAGCTGGTGTTCAAGCTGATGGCGCACCTGACCGACCGCCACCCGTCGGACACCAAGGACGTCGTCATCAACACCCTGTCGCGCCTGGCGCCGGCCGCCTGA
- a CDS encoding class I SAM-dependent methyltransferase, with protein MPAAGREGKDAALVQAMFDRVAPRYDLANAALSLGQDAHWRRVVARAARPDDADVLDVAAGPGNVATELVARGARSVVALDLSEQMLRVGYERGHDGIVWVNGDALALPFPDESFDALTISFGLRNVPDPEAAAREFARVLRPGGRVVVCEFAAPTWRPFRELYRRYLVGAVPTVARVVSSSPDAYVYLAESILAWPDRRVVAGWFEAAGFAELQVKDLAGGIVAVHRGFRR; from the coding sequence CTGCCCGCCGCTGGCCGCGAGGGCAAGGACGCCGCCCTCGTCCAGGCCATGTTCGACCGGGTCGCCCCCCGCTACGACCTGGCCAACGCCGCGCTGTCGCTCGGGCAGGACGCCCACTGGCGGCGGGTCGTGGCCCGTGCGGCCCGACCGGACGACGCCGACGTGCTCGACGTCGCCGCCGGACCCGGCAACGTCGCGACCGAACTCGTCGCGCGAGGGGCCCGGTCGGTGGTTGCCCTCGACCTGTCCGAGCAGATGCTCCGGGTGGGCTACGAGCGCGGTCACGACGGCATCGTCTGGGTCAACGGCGACGCGCTCGCGCTGCCGTTCCCCGACGAGAGCTTCGACGCGCTGACGATCTCGTTCGGTCTGCGCAACGTCCCCGACCCCGAGGCTGCGGCTCGGGAGTTCGCCCGCGTCCTGCGGCCGGGGGGACGCGTCGTGGTGTGCGAGTTCGCCGCGCCGACGTGGCGGCCGTTCCGTGAGCTCTACCGGCGCTACCTGGTCGGAGCGGTGCCTACCGTCGCACGAGTGGTCTCCTCCTCGCCCGATGCCTACGTCTACCTGGCCGAGTCCATCCTGGCCTGGCCCGACCGCCGTGTCGTCGCGGGCTGGTTCGAGGCCGCCGGGTTCGCCGAGCTGCAGGTCAAGGACCTCGCCGGGGGGATCGTCGCCGTGCACCGTGGGTTCCGCCGGTGA
- a CDS encoding isochorismate synthase: protein MSLRVVTRRLDDDRPLLDLSPASHDPVAWVRRGEGLVGWGVAARLDPGPGDERFARAETQLHDLGRDAEVDDEVGLPGTGLVALGAFTFDAGAAGSALIVPRVVVGRRGGTTWLTTLDPDGAATVPGPATTPPLTPPRDRPRFAGSSKPDLRWLEAVAIAVDRLQAGDLDKVVLARDHAVWSQETFDPLDLARRLTARFPSCHTFVVEGLVGATPELLLARDGDRVTSRVLAGTTGRSTDEAEDAALGAALLASDKDRHEHQLAADSVREVLAARCADLQHDPEPRLLRLDNVQHLATLFGGHLDRSASVLEVVAELHPTAAVGGTPRDRALEVIAELEGMDRGRYAAPVGWIDAAGDGEWAIALRCAELAGARARLFAGVGIVAASLPEDELEETRLKLLAMQAALEP from the coding sequence GTGAGCCTGCGCGTCGTGACACGGCGGCTCGACGACGACCGTCCGCTCCTCGACCTGTCCCCCGCGTCCCACGACCCGGTGGCGTGGGTGCGGCGCGGCGAAGGACTGGTCGGCTGGGGGGTGGCTGCCCGCCTCGATCCTGGTCCCGGTGACGAGCGCTTCGCCCGCGCGGAGACCCAGCTCCACGACCTCGGCAGGGACGCCGAGGTCGACGACGAGGTCGGGCTCCCGGGCACGGGCCTGGTGGCGCTCGGGGCGTTCACCTTCGATGCCGGTGCGGCCGGGTCGGCGCTGATCGTCCCGCGCGTGGTGGTCGGCCGTCGCGGTGGGACCACGTGGCTGACCACCCTCGATCCCGACGGTGCGGCCACCGTCCCCGGTCCGGCGACCACGCCACCCCTCACACCGCCCCGCGACCGGCCGCGGTTCGCCGGCTCGTCCAAGCCGGACCTGCGCTGGCTGGAGGCCGTGGCGATCGCGGTGGACCGCCTGCAGGCCGGCGACCTCGACAAGGTCGTCCTCGCCCGCGACCACGCGGTCTGGTCGCAGGAGACCTTCGACCCGCTCGACCTCGCACGCCGCCTGACGGCACGCTTCCCGAGCTGCCACACCTTCGTGGTCGAGGGCCTCGTCGGCGCCACGCCCGAGCTCCTCCTCGCCCGCGACGGTGACCGGGTCACCTCCCGCGTGCTGGCCGGCACGACCGGCCGGTCCACCGACGAGGCCGAGGATGCCGCCCTCGGCGCCGCCCTCCTCGCATCGGACAAGGACCGTCACGAGCACCAGCTGGCCGCCGACTCGGTCCGGGAGGTCCTGGCGGCCCGCTGCGCCGACCTGCAGCACGACCCCGAACCGCGGCTGCTTCGCCTCGACAACGTCCAGCACCTCGCCACGCTCTTCGGTGGCCACCTCGACCGGTCCGCTTCCGTCCTGGAGGTCGTCGCCGAGTTGCATCCGACCGCGGCCGTCGGTGGCACCCCGAGGGACCGGGCGCTCGAGGTCATCGCCGAGCTCGAGGGCATGGACCGGGGACGCTACGCCGCACCGGTCGGCTGGATCGACGCAGCGGGCGACGGCGAGTGGGCCATCGCGCTGCGCTGCGCCGAGCTGGCGGGCGCACGGGCGCGGCTCTTCGCCGGCGTCGGGATCGTCGCCGCTTCTCTGCCGGAGGACGAGCTCGAGGAGACCCGCTTGAAGCTCCTCGCGATGCAGGCCGCCCTCGAACCGTGA
- the menD gene encoding 2-succinyl-5-enolpyruvyl-6-hydroxy-3-cyclohexene-1-carboxylic-acid synthase: MQAQNPSHALALVLVDELARCGVTDAVLAPGSRSAALAMALHDDPRLRLHVQVDERSAGFLAVGLGRATGRPAAVVVTSGSAVANLHPAVVEAHTGAVPLLLLTADRPPELRGTGANQAIDQLHLFGRSVRWFHEAGAADDHPGAVAHWRSMAARAVGEALGLAGPAGPVHLNLPFREPTVPASDDGRTRAEPFSASLDGRPERRPWVSITRTPRHAAPGELAVLAGRLVATERGLIVVGQTTAPAGPIHALSRATGYPVIAEPPSGARLPGALAHAHHLLGHAGFARAHRPDLVIRIGRTGVSRNVASLLGPDVPQVLIDPDGGWHDPDRAVSHLLVADVAATCTELVDELAVPASSEWADGWAAADAAAADAVAAVLDDGDLPSEPRTARDLAAALPDGTTLVVGSSMPIRDLDQVMCPREGLRVLASRGASGIDGTVSTALGIAIADATSDGARRQPTVALVGDLTLLHDSNGFLLSPDLERVDCTFVVLDNDGGGIFSFLPQAAYPASFERVFGTPHGRDLSHLAAFHELGYHRIDLASDLPTVLTRTRLAGGIHLVHVRTDREANRQLHDRLTRAVHDALG; the protein is encoded by the coding sequence TTGCAGGCCCAGAACCCGTCCCACGCCCTGGCGCTGGTCCTCGTGGACGAGCTGGCGCGCTGCGGTGTCACCGACGCGGTCCTCGCGCCCGGCTCGCGGTCCGCCGCCCTCGCGATGGCGCTGCACGACGACCCTCGGCTGCGCCTGCACGTCCAGGTCGACGAGCGCTCGGCCGGCTTCCTCGCCGTCGGCCTCGGCCGCGCCACCGGACGACCCGCCGCGGTCGTGGTCACCTCCGGCTCGGCGGTCGCCAACCTCCACCCGGCCGTGGTCGAGGCCCACACTGGTGCCGTCCCGCTGCTGCTGCTGACCGCCGACCGCCCACCCGAGCTGCGCGGGACGGGAGCCAACCAGGCCATCGACCAGCTCCACCTGTTCGGGCGTAGCGTGCGTTGGTTCCACGAGGCCGGTGCTGCCGACGACCACCCGGGGGCGGTGGCGCACTGGCGGTCGATGGCGGCACGTGCCGTCGGCGAGGCACTCGGCCTCGCCGGCCCGGCCGGTCCGGTGCACCTGAACCTGCCGTTCCGTGAGCCCACCGTCCCGGCGAGCGATGACGGCCGGACGCGGGCGGAGCCGTTCTCGGCGTCGCTGGACGGCCGACCCGAACGTCGCCCGTGGGTCAGCATCACCCGAACGCCACGCCACGCGGCGCCGGGCGAGCTCGCCGTCCTCGCCGGACGGCTGGTGGCGACCGAACGCGGGCTGATCGTGGTCGGGCAGACCACCGCCCCCGCGGGTCCGATCCACGCGCTCTCCCGCGCCACCGGCTACCCCGTGATCGCCGAACCGCCCTCGGGCGCCCGGCTGCCCGGCGCGCTGGCCCACGCCCACCACCTGCTCGGCCACGCTGGCTTCGCCCGGGCGCACCGACCCGACCTCGTGATCCGCATCGGCCGCACGGGGGTGTCGCGCAACGTCGCGTCACTGCTCGGACCCGACGTGCCGCAGGTGCTGATCGACCCCGACGGCGGGTGGCACGACCCCGACCGCGCCGTCAGCCACCTGCTGGTCGCCGACGTCGCCGCCACCTGCACCGAGCTGGTCGACGAGCTCGCCGTACCTGCCTCGTCGGAGTGGGCCGACGGGTGGGCCGCCGCCGACGCGGCCGCTGCCGATGCCGTGGCCGCGGTGCTCGACGACGGCGACCTCCCCTCCGAGCCGCGGACCGCACGCGACCTCGCCGCGGCGCTGCCCGACGGGACCACCCTGGTCGTCGGGTCGTCGATGCCGATCCGCGACCTCGACCAGGTGATGTGCCCCCGCGAGGGCCTGCGCGTCCTCGCCAGCCGAGGAGCCTCCGGGATCGACGGGACGGTGTCGACGGCGCTCGGGATCGCCATCGCGGACGCGACCAGCGACGGGGCCCGGCGGCAGCCGACCGTCGCGTTGGTCGGCGACCTGACCCTCTTGCACGACAGCAACGGCTTCCTGCTGTCACCCGACCTCGAGCGCGTCGACTGCACCTTCGTGGTGCTCGACAACGACGGCGGCGGCATCTTCTCCTTCCTGCCGCAGGCCGCCTACCCGGCGTCCTTCGAGCGCGTCTTCGGAACCCCGCACGGTCGCGACCTGTCGCACCTCGCCGCGTTCCATGAGCTCGGCTACCACCGGATCGACCTCGCCAGCGACCTGCCCACCGTCCTGACCCGCACCCGCCTGGCCGGCGGCATCCACCTGGTCCACGTGCGGACCGACCGCGAAGCCAACCGCCAGCTCCACGACCGCCTCACCCGCGCCGTCCACGACGCACTCGGCTGA
- a CDS encoding o-succinylbenzoate synthase gives MRLRFRGVTSRSGVLLRGPAGWGEFSPFEEYGPAYAARWLAAAREAACTPFPTPVRDRVPVNTTVPAVDPATAYDLVARSGCTTAKVKVGEAGQDLALDVERVAAVRDALGPTGALRVDANAAWDVETAVLAIGRLDTAAAGLEYVEQPCATLGEMAEVRSRVAVPLAADESVRTAEDPLRIAGLDAADVLVVKVQPLGGVVRALEVVDAAGLPAVVSSALETSVGLAAGVALAAALPELPYACGLGTATLLSADVTDQPLTPLDGHLEVRRVTPDRASLDQATPEPDVSMALLERLAAASAHLHT, from the coding sequence ATGCGCCTGCGGTTCCGGGGGGTGACCTCGCGCAGCGGTGTCCTACTGCGCGGCCCCGCCGGGTGGGGGGAGTTCTCGCCGTTCGAGGAGTACGGCCCCGCGTACGCCGCCAGGTGGCTGGCCGCCGCCCGCGAGGCGGCCTGCACCCCGTTCCCGACACCCGTGCGCGACCGCGTCCCGGTCAACACCACCGTCCCGGCCGTCGACCCGGCGACCGCGTACGACCTCGTGGCCCGCAGCGGGTGCACGACCGCGAAGGTCAAGGTCGGGGAGGCCGGTCAGGACCTCGCCCTCGACGTCGAGCGGGTCGCCGCGGTCCGGGATGCGCTCGGCCCCACCGGTGCCCTGCGCGTCGATGCGAACGCCGCCTGGGACGTGGAGACCGCCGTGCTCGCCATCGGGCGTCTGGACACGGCCGCGGCCGGCCTCGAGTACGTCGAGCAGCCGTGCGCCACCCTCGGGGAGATGGCGGAGGTCCGGTCGCGGGTCGCGGTACCGCTGGCAGCGGACGAATCCGTGCGGACCGCCGAGGACCCCCTCCGGATCGCGGGGCTCGACGCCGCTGACGTCCTCGTCGTCAAGGTGCAGCCGCTCGGCGGGGTGGTCCGCGCCCTCGAGGTCGTCGACGCGGCCGGCTTGCCCGCCGTCGTGTCCTCGGCGCTGGAGACCTCGGTCGGCCTCGCTGCCGGGGTCGCGTTGGCAGCGGCCCTGCCCGAGCTGCCCTACGCCTGTGGCCTCGGGACCGCGACGCTGCTGTCCGCCGACGTCACCGACCAGCCGCTCACCCCGCTCGACGGTCACCTCGAGGTCCGTCGGGTCACCCCGGACCGGGCCTCGCTCGACCAGGCGACCCCCGAGCCGGACGTCTCGATGGCCCTGCTCGAGCGCCTCGCCGCAGCGTCCGCGCACCTGCACACCTGA
- a CDS encoding 1,4-dihydroxy-2-naphthoate polyprenyltransferase, which translates to MTTTSGAPGARIWIEAARPRTLPAAVAPVLVGTAAAEVAPGGLSVVRFLLALTVALTLQVAVNFANDYFDGVKGVDTEARTGPRRVVAAGLVAPSAMKRAIALTLVVAALAGLALAALVGWELLLVGVAAVLATLGYSGGSRPYASAGLGEVFVFVFFGVVATVGSAYVQDGGVTMVAVLASLPMGCLATALLVVNNLRDIPSDTEVGKRTLAVRLGEPRTRLLYVVLVAVAFTGLVPLVLVTGEGWLLAPLLAIVVVWRGVELVRHAPLGPRLIAALGHTAQAQLVFALLLTASLLLTGGGR; encoded by the coding sequence ATGACGACCACGAGCGGCGCTCCGGGCGCGCGGATCTGGATCGAGGCAGCGCGTCCCCGGACGCTGCCCGCTGCCGTCGCGCCCGTGCTCGTGGGGACCGCAGCGGCGGAGGTGGCCCCCGGTGGCCTGTCGGTCGTGCGGTTCCTGCTGGCGCTGACCGTGGCGCTGACCCTCCAGGTGGCGGTCAACTTCGCCAACGACTACTTCGACGGGGTCAAGGGCGTCGACACCGAGGCCCGGACCGGCCCGCGCCGGGTGGTCGCTGCCGGCCTCGTCGCGCCGTCCGCGATGAAGCGTGCGATCGCGCTCACGCTCGTCGTCGCTGCCCTCGCCGGCCTGGCGCTGGCGGCCCTCGTCGGGTGGGAGCTGCTGCTCGTCGGCGTGGCCGCGGTCCTCGCCACCCTCGGTTACTCGGGCGGGTCGCGCCCGTACGCCTCCGCCGGGCTCGGTGAGGTCTTCGTCTTCGTCTTCTTCGGCGTGGTCGCGACGGTCGGGTCGGCCTACGTCCAGGACGGCGGCGTGACGATGGTGGCGGTGCTCGCATCGCTGCCGATGGGGTGCCTGGCGACCGCGCTGCTGGTGGTCAACAACCTGCGTGACATCCCGTCGGACACCGAGGTGGGCAAGCGCACGTTGGCGGTCCGTCTCGGCGAGCCCCGGACCCGCCTGCTGTACGTCGTCCTCGTGGCGGTGGCGTTCACCGGGCTCGTGCCGTTGGTGCTGGTGACGGGGGAGGGTTGGCTGCTGGCTCCCCTCCTGGCGATCGTGGTCGTCTGGCGAGGTGTCGAGCTGGTCCGCCATGCGCCGCTCGGCCCGCGCCTGATCGCCGCGCTCGGGCACACGGCGCAGGCGCAGTTGGTGTTCGCCCTGCTGTTGACCGCTTCCCTGCTGTTGACCGGGGGTGGCCGGTGA